The Streptomyces avermitilis MA-4680 = NBRC 14893 genome contains a region encoding:
- a CDS encoding YncE family protein, with product MHHPIEKHLRRTLAAGAALVSLALLAGCDGDSRDRADEALATKAAVPPAEKKPVVDGLPGMPPVLDPKDVYAADRPGRLSPVVKDFPSRVYVPNTNSNTVTVIDPSTYEVIETIPVGAQPQHVVPSWDMKTLWVNNDRGNSLTPIDPKTGEVGKAVDVHDPYNLYFTPNGTYAIVMASLDRELVFRDAHTMKRMKTVPVSCYGVNHADFSLDGRYFIVSCEFSGELLKVDTERMKVIGQQKLPFDGAMPQDVKISPDGKKFYVADMMADGVWVLDGDTFGEPRFLHTGKGCHGLYVSRDSREMYISNRGEGTISVFDFAEDRLTKKWNLPGGGSPDMGGVSADGKVLWLSGRYNSEVYAIDTRTGVQLARIKVGSGPHGLAVYPQPGRYSLGHTGIFR from the coding sequence ATGCACCACCCCATCGAGAAGCACCTCAGGCGCACCCTGGCCGCCGGCGCCGCCCTCGTGTCCCTCGCCCTGCTGGCGGGCTGCGACGGCGACTCCAGGGACCGGGCGGACGAGGCCCTCGCCACCAAGGCCGCCGTACCCCCCGCCGAGAAGAAGCCGGTGGTCGACGGCCTGCCCGGCATGCCGCCCGTACTCGACCCGAAGGACGTCTACGCCGCCGACCGCCCCGGCAGGCTCTCCCCCGTGGTCAAGGACTTCCCGTCGCGGGTCTACGTCCCCAACACCAACTCCAACACCGTCACCGTCATCGACCCGAGCACCTACGAGGTCATCGAGACGATCCCGGTCGGCGCCCAGCCCCAGCACGTCGTCCCGTCCTGGGACATGAAGACGCTGTGGGTCAACAACGACAGGGGCAACTCCCTCACCCCCATCGACCCGAAGACCGGCGAGGTGGGCAAGGCCGTCGACGTGCACGACCCGTACAACCTGTACTTCACGCCCAACGGCACGTACGCGATCGTGATGGCCTCCCTCGACCGTGAGCTGGTCTTCCGGGACGCGCACACCATGAAGCGGATGAAGACCGTGCCGGTCAGCTGCTACGGCGTCAACCACGCCGACTTCTCGCTCGACGGCCGCTACTTCATCGTGTCGTGCGAGTTCAGCGGCGAGCTGCTGAAGGTCGACACGGAGCGGATGAAGGTGATCGGGCAGCAGAAGCTCCCGTTCGACGGCGCCATGCCGCAGGACGTCAAGATCTCGCCCGACGGCAAGAAGTTCTATGTCGCCGACATGATGGCCGACGGCGTGTGGGTCCTGGACGGCGACACGTTCGGCGAGCCGAGGTTCCTGCACACCGGCAAGGGCTGCCACGGCCTGTACGTCAGCCGCGACTCGCGCGAGATGTACATCTCCAACCGCGGCGAGGGCACCATCTCCGTCTTCGACTTCGCCGAGGACAGGCTGACCAAGAAGTGGAACCTGCCGGGCGGCGGCAGCCCCGACATGGGCGGCGTCTCGGCGGACGGCAAGGTGCTGTGGCTGTCCGGCCGCTACAACTCCGAGGTGTACGCCATCGACACCCGCACCGGTGTCCAGCTCGCCCGCATCAAGGTCGGCAGCGGCCCGCACGGGCTCGCGGTCTACCCACA
- a CDS encoding polysaccharide deacetylase family protein, with translation MVRVTTPAPLPQPDSEPDSATVVVRAAPNRRSALRAGAGLAAAGALATGGSATGAGAHPASASRATGTSHAGSSRAPGIPHAPSSPVSAPAPRAFPGQPAQITHGPRTRPRVALSFHGQGDPAVAEKLLGEAESAGARVTVLAVGTWLDEHPGMARRILDGGHDLGNHTLRHIDINAMSEPDAYAEILGCADRLRRLTGSIGTWFRPSRTSRASPLVERVARRVGYPHVLSYDVDSLDFTSPGAPAVTRQVLGGVRPGSVVSLHFGYADTVAALPALLHELDRRGLRAVTTTELLS, from the coding sequence ATGGTGCGGGTGACCACGCCCGCCCCCCTCCCTCAGCCGGACAGTGAGCCGGACAGTGCGACAGTCGTCGTGCGCGCGGCGCCGAACCGGCGCTCGGCGCTGCGCGCGGGCGCGGGGCTCGCCGCGGCCGGCGCGCTCGCCACCGGGGGCTCCGCCACCGGCGCCGGCGCACACCCGGCGTCCGCCTCCCGGGCGACCGGAACGTCCCACGCGGGAAGCTCCCGCGCACCCGGCATCCCGCACGCACCCAGCAGCCCCGTCTCCGCCCCCGCCCCCCGGGCCTTCCCGGGGCAGCCCGCCCAGATCACCCACGGCCCGCGCACCCGCCCCCGGGTCGCGCTCAGCTTCCACGGCCAGGGCGACCCCGCCGTCGCCGAGAAGCTCCTCGGCGAGGCGGAGAGCGCGGGCGCCCGGGTCACCGTGCTCGCCGTCGGCACCTGGCTCGACGAGCACCCGGGCATGGCCCGCCGCATCCTCGACGGCGGCCACGACCTCGGCAACCACACCCTGCGCCACATCGACATCAACGCGATGTCCGAGCCGGACGCGTACGCGGAGATCCTCGGCTGCGCGGACCGGCTGCGGCGGCTGACCGGCTCCATCGGCACCTGGTTCCGCCCCTCCCGCACCTCCCGTGCCTCGCCGCTCGTCGAACGGGTGGCCCGCCGCGTCGGCTACCCGCACGTCCTGTCGTACGACGTCGACTCCCTCGACTTCACCTCGCCGGGCGCCCCCGCCGTCACCCGCCAGGTCCTCGGCGGGGTCCGGCCCGGATCCGTGGTGAGCCTGCACTTCGGGTACGCCGACACGGTCGCCGCGCTCCCCGCCCTCCTGCACGAACTCGACCGCCGCGGACTGCGCGCGGTGACCACCACGGAGCTGCTGAGCTGA
- a CDS encoding ATP-binding protein has translation MLLAYAFRMVRNGGFRGVYSFGTPPKAPPGGHHGGMAGLEGIEPPRQHASATAARWSPAVEDERALKALELFGNPAEAEVPLPSRPESAATARRLAQVVVLRHWGLSPKMTEDAVLLVSELVGNAVRHTGARVFGLRMRRRRGWIRIEVRDPSRGLPCLMPVQEMDLSGRGLFLVDTLADRWGVDLLPRGKTTWFEMRVADR, from the coding sequence TTGCTTCTGGCATATGCCTTCCGAATGGTGCGGAATGGGGGATTCCGGGGGGTGTATTCCTTCGGAACGCCCCCCAAGGCCCCTCCGGGCGGCCATCATGGAGGCATGGCGGGGCTGGAGGGTATCGAACCGCCGCGGCAGCACGCGAGTGCGACCGCGGCACGCTGGTCGCCCGCGGTCGAGGATGAACGGGCGCTCAAGGCACTGGAGCTGTTCGGCAACCCGGCGGAGGCGGAGGTGCCGCTGCCGTCCCGCCCGGAGTCCGCGGCCACGGCACGACGGCTCGCGCAAGTCGTCGTGCTGCGCCACTGGGGGCTCTCGCCGAAGATGACCGAGGACGCGGTGCTGCTCGTCTCGGAACTCGTCGGCAACGCAGTACGGCACACCGGCGCACGCGTCTTCGGACTCCGGATGCGCCGCCGCCGCGGGTGGATCCGTATCGAGGTCCGCGACCCCTCCCGCGGCCTGCCCTGTCTGATGCCCGTTCAGGAGATGGATCTGAGCGGCCGTGGTCTCTTCCTCGTCGACACGCTCGCCGACCGCTGGGGCGTCGATCTGCTGCCGCGCGGCAAGACGACCTGGTTCGAGATGCGCGTCGCCGACCGCTGA
- a CDS encoding enoyl-CoA hydratase/isomerase family protein: MTVHLEVAEGVGTIRLDRPPMNALDVATQDRLKELAEEATRREDVRAVVLYGGEKVFAAGADIKEMQAMDHTAMVVRSRALQDSFTAVTRIPKPVVAAVTGYALGGGCELALCADYRIAAENAKLGQPEILLGLIPGAGGTQRLSRLIGPSRAKDLIFTGRMVKADEALALGLVDRVVPVGEVYEQAHAWAAKLAQGPALALRAAKESIDVGLETDIDTGLAVERNWFAGLFATEDRERGMRSFVEEGPGKAKFL, encoded by the coding sequence ATGACTGTGCATCTCGAAGTCGCCGAGGGCGTCGGCACCATCCGCCTCGACCGTCCGCCGATGAACGCGCTGGACGTCGCCACCCAGGACCGGCTCAAGGAACTCGCCGAAGAGGCCACGCGCCGCGAGGACGTGCGCGCGGTGGTGCTGTACGGCGGGGAGAAGGTGTTCGCGGCGGGCGCGGACATCAAGGAGATGCAGGCCATGGACCATACGGCGATGGTCGTACGCTCCCGGGCCTTGCAGGACTCCTTCACCGCCGTCACCCGCATCCCCAAGCCGGTCGTCGCCGCCGTCACCGGGTACGCGCTGGGCGGGGGCTGCGAACTGGCGCTCTGCGCGGACTACCGCATCGCCGCCGAGAACGCGAAGCTCGGCCAGCCGGAGATCCTGCTCGGCCTGATTCCGGGCGCGGGCGGCACCCAGCGCCTGTCCCGGCTGATCGGTCCCTCGCGCGCCAAGGACCTGATCTTCACGGGCCGGATGGTCAAGGCGGACGAGGCGCTGGCGCTCGGCCTGGTCGACCGGGTGGTTCCGGTCGGGGAGGTGTACGAGCAGGCGCACGCCTGGGCCGCGAAGCTGGCGCAGGGCCCGGCCCTCGCGCTGCGGGCGGCGAAGGAGTCGATCGACGTCGGCCTGGAGACGGACATCGACACCGGACTCGCGGTCGAACGGAACTGGTTCGCGGGCCTGTTCGCCACGGAGGACCGTGAGCGCGGGATGCGCAGCTTCGTGGAGGAAGGGCCGGGCAAGGCGAAGTTCCTCTGA
- a CDS encoding L,D-transpeptidase: MNGRPISGASVDAHSHRSKGILALLLGVLLLAVTACGGGGGSDSGSGDGKGKDSGQADTKSSQAVVTIAPKDGADDVATSGALKVTAAKGKLTEVKVEDTKGNPVDGKITGGGAGWTPSTHLASATKYKVHAVAKDADGHESAEESAFTTLTPKNTFVGIYTPDNGAKVGVGMPFSVHFTRGITHPEDVEKAITIKTEPAVDVKGHWFGNDRLDFRPQEYWKSGTKVTVNLNLDGVEGRPGVYGKQAKTVTFTIGRDQVSTVDAKTHKMVVKRDGKVYKTIPITTGKPGYDTWNGQMVISERLRVTRMNGETVGYGGEYDIKDVPDAQRLTNSGTFIHGNYWGGGAFGNYNASHGCIGLRDVRGGGDRSVPAGWFFDHSMIGDVVIVKNSHDRTVAPDNGLNGWNMSWEKWIA, encoded by the coding sequence GTGAACGGGCGACCGATATCGGGGGCGTCGGTTGACGCGCACAGCCACCGGAGCAAGGGAATCCTGGCACTGCTGCTGGGCGTTCTGCTGCTCGCGGTGACTGCGTGCGGCGGGGGCGGAGGCTCGGACTCCGGGTCAGGCGACGGCAAGGGCAAGGACTCCGGGCAGGCGGACACCAAGTCCTCGCAGGCCGTCGTGACGATCGCCCCGAAGGACGGCGCCGACGACGTGGCGACCAGCGGCGCCCTCAAGGTGACCGCGGCCAAGGGCAAGCTGACCGAGGTCAAGGTCGAGGACACCAAGGGCAATCCGGTCGACGGCAAGATAACCGGCGGGGGCGCCGGCTGGACGCCCTCGACCCACCTCGCCTCGGCCACCAAGTACAAGGTCCACGCGGTGGCGAAGGACGCCGACGGACACGAGTCCGCCGAGGAGTCCGCGTTCACCACGCTGACCCCGAAGAACACCTTCGTCGGCATCTACACGCCCGACAACGGCGCCAAGGTCGGTGTGGGCATGCCGTTCTCCGTCCACTTCACCCGGGGTATCACGCACCCGGAGGACGTCGAGAAGGCGATCACCATCAAGACCGAGCCGGCCGTCGACGTCAAGGGCCACTGGTTCGGCAACGACCGCCTCGACTTCCGTCCCCAGGAGTACTGGAAGTCCGGCACCAAGGTCACCGTGAACCTCAACCTCGACGGCGTCGAGGGCCGGCCCGGCGTCTACGGCAAGCAGGCCAAGACCGTCACCTTCACGATCGGCCGCGACCAGGTCTCCACGGTCGACGCCAAGACCCACAAGATGGTCGTCAAGCGCGACGGCAAGGTCTACAAGACGATCCCCATCACCACCGGCAAGCCGGGCTACGACACCTGGAACGGCCAGATGGTCATCAGCGAGCGCCTGCGGGTGACCCGGATGAACGGTGAGACGGTCGGCTACGGCGGCGAGTACGACATCAAGGACGTGCCCGACGCCCAGCGCCTGACCAACTCCGGCACCTTCATCCACGGCAACTACTGGGGTGGCGGCGCCTTCGGCAACTACAACGCCAGCCACGGCTGCATAGGGCTGCGCGACGTGCGCGGCGGCGGCGACCGCAGTGTGCCGGCCGGCTGGTTCTTCGACCACTCGATGATCGGCGACGTGGTGATCGTGAAGAACTCCCACGACCGGACGGTCGCGCCCGACAACGGGCTCAACGGCTGGAACATGTCCTGGGAGAAGTGGATCGCGTAA
- a CDS encoding L,D-transpeptidase, whose amino-acid sequence MHVQTRRARRAGAALAAVLTWAGLLAGASACTSPGISHGVDEVFGKPPAAEDVIHVWPDDDSKAVHADQPLKVRVPGGRLESVKVVKSQDAQDSPVPGHISGDGQSWQPDDKRLALAAKYRVDAVALDERGHRSARHTTFTTFVPDERFIGYVTPENRSTVGTGMIVSLEFNREIVNRAAVERAIRVSAKPAVEIRPHWFGKDRLDFRPQEYWKPGTKVTVGLNLRDVEGAPGVYGLQYKTVSFSVGRDQVSLVDAVEHTMEVRREGELLATVPITAGAPKTTTYNGKMVVMEMLEVTRMNSRTVGFGGEYDIPDVPHAIRLTASGTFLHGNYWAPDAFGNTNVSHGCVGLRDVKGGSSDTPAGWFFDRTLIGDVVEVVRSNDKKVAPDNGLGGWNMGWKEWKAGAAVK is encoded by the coding sequence ATGCATGTACAGACACGGCGCGCGCGGCGCGCAGGGGCCGCCCTGGCCGCCGTACTGACCTGGGCGGGCCTGTTGGCCGGCGCCTCCGCCTGCACTTCCCCCGGAATCTCCCACGGAGTCGACGAGGTGTTCGGCAAACCCCCTGCGGCCGAGGATGTGATCCACGTCTGGCCGGACGACGACAGCAAGGCCGTACACGCCGACCAGCCGCTGAAGGTGCGGGTGCCCGGCGGCCGGCTCGAATCGGTGAAGGTCGTCAAGTCCCAGGACGCACAGGACTCCCCGGTGCCCGGCCACATCTCCGGCGACGGCCAGAGCTGGCAGCCCGACGACAAGCGGCTGGCGCTCGCCGCCAAGTACCGGGTCGACGCGGTCGCCCTCGACGAGCGCGGACACCGCTCCGCGCGCCACACGACCTTCACCACCTTCGTCCCCGACGAGCGGTTCATCGGGTACGTCACTCCCGAGAACCGGTCGACCGTCGGCACCGGAATGATCGTCTCCCTGGAGTTCAACCGGGAGATCGTGAACCGGGCCGCCGTCGAACGCGCGATCCGTGTGAGTGCCAAGCCGGCCGTGGAGATCCGCCCGCACTGGTTCGGCAAGGACCGCCTCGACTTCCGGCCCCAGGAGTACTGGAAGCCCGGCACCAAGGTCACCGTCGGGCTGAACCTGCGGGACGTGGAGGGCGCGCCCGGCGTCTACGGACTCCAGTACAAGACCGTCTCCTTCTCCGTGGGCCGCGACCAGGTCTCGCTCGTCGACGCGGTCGAGCACACCATGGAGGTCCGCCGCGAGGGCGAGCTGCTCGCCACCGTTCCGATCACCGCGGGCGCCCCGAAGACGACGACGTACAACGGGAAGATGGTGGTCATGGAGATGCTGGAAGTGACCCGTATGAACAGCCGCACGGTCGGCTTCGGCGGGGAGTACGACATCCCGGACGTCCCGCACGCCATCCGCCTCACCGCCTCCGGAACCTTCCTGCACGGCAACTACTGGGCGCCGGACGCCTTCGGCAACACCAATGTCAGCCACGGCTGTGTGGGCCTGCGCGATGTGAAGGGCGGCAGCTCGGACACCCCGGCGGGCTGGTTCTTCGACCGCACCCTGATCGGTGACGTCGTGGAGGTCGTCCGCAGCAATGACAAAAAGGTCGCTCCCGACAACGGCCTCGGAGGGTGGAACATGGGCTGGAAGGAGTGGAAAGCGGGCGCCGCGGTGAAGTAG
- the glgX gene encoding glycogen debranching protein GlgX, which produces MSSAAEQEAVQEERAGEEHAARPAAVLNGRRPAAPAPPVWPGAPTPLGARFRTGPDGVTGTNFALWAGGAEAVELCLFDETGAEIRVPLTELTHEIWHGFVPGVLPGRRYGYRVHGRWDPWTGARWNPAKLLLDPYARAVDGDFSLPPEVYGHVRDWPQQQVADTVRDDRDSAPYVPKGVVVHDDDDWADDHRPKTPWADSVIYELHVRGFTKTHPGIPEELRGTYAGLAHPAAIEHLVGLGVTAVELLPVHQFAHEDHLLRKGLRNYWGYNSIGYFAPHAGYAAAGTNGQQVGEFKRMVRALHAAGIEVILDVVYNHTAEAGELGPTLSLKGIDNRGYYRLQPDARRYADYTGCGNTLHVVQPHVLRLITDSLRYWVTEMGVDGFRFDLAAALARSMHDVDMLSPFLAVIAQDPVLRRVKLIAEPWDVGSGGYQVGAFPPLWTEWNDRYRGAVRDFWRGALPDVRDLGYRLSGSSDLYAWGGRRPYASVNFVTAHDGFTLRDLVSYERKHNEANGEGNRDGSDDNRAWNCGAEGETDDERVRSLRRRQLRNLLTTLLLSTGVPMLVAGDELGRTQRGNNNAYCQDNEISWVDWELLEEPGWRALRDLTARLIALRHAHPVLRRRAFFSGRAHSADGLRDLAWFTPRGAEMTERDWYAPAATLGMYLSGRDIPGRDARGVPVVDDSFLAVLHAGHRPVSFVLPGPPWAERYEVVVDTSREDQAAAPGTAHRAGATVTVAARAVLLLRVG; this is translated from the coding sequence GTGTCGAGCGCAGCCGAGCAGGAGGCAGTACAGGAGGAGCGCGCGGGTGAAGAACATGCCGCGCGCCCGGCCGCCGTGCTGAACGGCAGGCGGCCCGCGGCGCCCGCCCCACCCGTGTGGCCGGGCGCCCCCACCCCGCTCGGAGCGCGCTTCAGGACCGGGCCCGACGGGGTGACGGGCACCAACTTCGCCCTGTGGGCGGGCGGCGCGGAGGCGGTCGAGCTGTGCCTGTTCGACGAGACGGGCGCGGAGATCCGCGTCCCGCTCACCGAACTCACGCACGAGATCTGGCACGGCTTCGTCCCCGGTGTACTGCCCGGGCGCCGCTACGGCTATCGGGTGCACGGCCGCTGGGACCCGTGGACGGGCGCCCGCTGGAACCCGGCGAAGCTGCTCCTCGACCCGTACGCGCGCGCGGTCGACGGCGACTTCAGCCTGCCGCCGGAGGTGTACGGGCACGTCCGGGACTGGCCGCAGCAGCAGGTCGCGGACACCGTGCGCGACGACCGGGACTCGGCGCCGTACGTCCCCAAGGGCGTCGTCGTCCACGATGACGACGACTGGGCGGACGACCACCGTCCGAAGACGCCGTGGGCGGACTCGGTGATCTACGAGCTGCACGTACGGGGATTCACGAAGACGCATCCCGGGATCCCGGAGGAACTGCGCGGCACCTACGCGGGACTGGCGCACCCGGCGGCGATCGAACACCTCGTCGGACTCGGCGTGACGGCCGTCGAGCTGCTTCCGGTGCACCAGTTCGCCCACGAGGACCACCTGCTGCGCAAGGGCCTGCGCAACTACTGGGGCTACAACTCGATCGGCTACTTCGCCCCGCACGCCGGCTACGCGGCCGCCGGGACGAACGGACAGCAGGTCGGTGAGTTCAAGCGGATGGTGCGCGCCCTGCACGCGGCCGGGATCGAGGTCATCCTCGACGTGGTCTACAACCACACCGCGGAGGCGGGCGAACTGGGCCCGACGCTCTCGCTGAAGGGGATCGACAACCGGGGCTACTACCGCCTCCAGCCCGACGCCCGCCGGTACGCGGACTACACGGGCTGCGGAAACACGCTGCACGTGGTGCAGCCGCACGTCCTGCGCCTGATCACGGACTCGCTGCGGTACTGGGTGACGGAGATGGGCGTGGACGGCTTCCGGTTCGACCTGGCCGCGGCCCTGGCCCGATCGATGCACGACGTCGACATGCTCTCCCCGTTCCTCGCGGTCATCGCACAGGACCCGGTGCTGCGCCGGGTGAAGCTGATCGCGGAACCGTGGGACGTCGGCTCCGGCGGCTACCAGGTGGGCGCGTTCCCTCCCCTGTGGACGGAGTGGAACGACCGCTACCGGGGCGCCGTACGGGACTTCTGGCGAGGCGCGCTGCCGGACGTGCGGGACCTGGGCTACCGGCTGTCGGGGTCGAGCGACCTGTACGCGTGGGGCGGCCGTCGGCCCTACGCGTCCGTCAACTTCGTGACGGCCCACGACGGTTTCACGCTCCGGGACCTCGTGTCGTACGAGCGCAAGCACAACGAGGCGAACGGCGAGGGCAACCGGGACGGCAGCGACGACAACCGGGCGTGGAACTGCGGGGCGGAGGGCGAGACGGACGACGAGCGCGTACGGTCCCTGCGCCGCCGTCAGCTGCGGAACCTCCTGACCACCCTGCTCCTGTCGACGGGCGTGCCGATGCTGGTCGCGGGCGACGAGCTGGGGCGCACGCAGCGCGGGAACAACAACGCCTACTGCCAGGACAACGAGATCAGCTGGGTGGACTGGGAACTGCTGGAGGAGCCCGGCTGGCGGGCGCTGCGCGACCTCACCGCCCGGCTGATCGCACTGCGGCACGCCCATCCCGTGCTGCGGCGGCGCGCGTTCTTCTCCGGGCGGGCGCATTCGGCGGACGGCCTGCGGGACCTGGCGTGGTTCACGCCGCGCGGGGCGGAGATGACGGAACGGGACTGGTACGCACCGGCGGCGACGCTCGGCATGTATCTGTCCGGGCGGGACATACCGGGGCGCGACGCTCGGGGCGTGCCGGTGGTGGACGACAGCTTCCTCGCGGTGCTGCACGCCGGACACCGGCCGGTGAGCTTCGTACTGCCCGGGCCGCCGTGGGCCGAGCGGTACGAGGTCGTCGTCGACACCTCCCGCGAGGACCAGGCCGCGGCACCGGGGACGGCGCACCGGGCGGGGGCGACGGTCACGGTCGCGGCCCGGGCGGTGCTGTTGCTGCGGGTGGGGTGA
- a CDS encoding ABC transporter ATP-binding protein, with product MSTTLAAAEDRSDHAGRSSVRTLLRLWPYVRPVRVRLFTAALVAVVASCTGLVIPLVLKWLVDGPVADRDTRGIWLGALYLLLLGFAEALLFGLRRWLVARPLSRVEADMRADLYRHLQRLPVAFHDRWASGQLLSRGTTDLMLLRMFLAFPLTFLLVNGVTILVGVIIMLVQDWTLGLVILGPAIPVVIMCALFERRYAEVARRAQDQVGDLTTVVEESVLGIRIVKGFGRHRSQARAFRELTRTLRGTELAKARLLAAIWAVIVTLPELAIGAALVLGTIQVADGDLSAGTLVAFLSTALALRWPVDSIGFLLAMSQEAATATERYFEVMDAEPESADAVAAPAAPAGADGLRFHDVRFRYPDAPSDAPPVLDRVDLHIRPGETMALVGATGTGKTTLTALIPRLHEVTSGRITLDGADITAMPRQALRELVAVAFEEPTLFSATVGENVLMGADDSAGEQELDRALAVAQADFAHALPQGTATQVGEQGLSLSGGQRQRLALARAVVGRPRFLVLDDPLSALDVHTEAAVEAALRRVLAETTALVVAHRPSTVLLADRVALLSGGRIAAVGTHQELLRTNAEYAHLMSGADRAEEAEEAEKAEEAEELEADR from the coding sequence ATGTCCACCACACTCGCAGCCGCCGAAGACCGCTCCGACCACGCCGGCCGTTCGTCCGTGCGCACTCTCCTGCGCCTGTGGCCGTATGTGCGGCCGGTGCGCGTACGGCTGTTCACCGCCGCCCTCGTGGCGGTCGTGGCCTCCTGTACGGGCCTGGTCATCCCGCTCGTCCTGAAGTGGCTGGTGGACGGGCCGGTGGCGGACCGGGACACCCGTGGCATCTGGCTCGGGGCGCTGTATCTGCTGCTGCTCGGGTTCGCCGAGGCGCTGCTGTTCGGGCTGCGGCGCTGGCTGGTGGCGCGGCCGCTGTCGCGGGTCGAGGCGGACATGCGGGCGGATCTGTACCGCCATCTCCAACGGCTTCCGGTCGCCTTCCACGACCGCTGGGCCTCCGGCCAGCTGCTGTCGCGGGGCACGACGGATCTGATGCTGCTGCGGATGTTCCTCGCGTTCCCACTGACGTTCCTGCTGGTCAACGGCGTGACGATCCTCGTCGGCGTGATCATCATGCTGGTTCAGGACTGGACGCTCGGGCTGGTGATCCTGGGCCCGGCCATCCCCGTGGTGATCATGTGCGCGCTGTTCGAGCGGCGGTACGCGGAGGTGGCGCGGCGGGCGCAGGACCAGGTGGGCGATCTGACGACGGTGGTCGAGGAGAGCGTGCTCGGCATCCGCATCGTCAAGGGCTTCGGCCGCCACCGCAGCCAGGCCCGCGCGTTCCGTGAGCTGACCCGGACCCTGCGCGGCACGGAGCTGGCGAAGGCCCGGCTGCTCGCCGCGATCTGGGCGGTCATCGTCACCCTCCCGGAACTGGCCATCGGCGCGGCACTCGTCCTCGGCACGATCCAGGTGGCCGATGGGGACCTGTCGGCGGGCACCCTGGTCGCGTTCCTGTCCACGGCCCTGGCCCTGCGCTGGCCCGTCGACTCGATCGGCTTCCTCCTCGCGATGAGCCAGGAGGCGGCGACGGCGACGGAGCGGTATTTCGAGGTGATGGACGCGGAACCGGAGTCGGCCGACGCCGTCGCCGCCCCGGCCGCCCCGGCCGGCGCCGACGGCCTGCGGTTCCACGACGTCCGCTTCCGCTACCCCGACGCGCCCTCGGACGCGCCGCCCGTCCTCGACCGCGTCGACCTCCACATCCGCCCCGGCGAGACGATGGCCCTGGTCGGCGCCACCGGCACCGGGAAGACCACCCTGACCGCGCTCATCCCCCGCCTGCACGAGGTCACGTCGGGCCGGATCACCCTGGACGGCGCGGACATCACGGCCATGCCCCGGCAGGCGCTGCGCGAACTCGTCGCCGTCGCCTTCGAGGAGCCCACCCTCTTCTCGGCGACCGTCGGCGAGAACGTCCTGATGGGTGCCGACGACAGCGCGGGCGAGCAGGAGCTGGACCGCGCCCTCGCCGTCGCCCAGGCCGACTTCGCGCACGCCCTCCCGCAGGGCACCGCCACCCAGGTCGGCGAGCAGGGCCTCAGTCTCTCCGGCGGCCAGCGTCAGCGCCTCGCCCTGGCCAGGGCGGTCGTGGGCCGCCCCCGCTTCCTCGTTCTCGACGACCCCCTGTCCGCCCTGGACGTCCACACGGAGGCCGCCGTCGAGGCCGCCCTGCGCCGGGTGCTCGCCGAGACCACCGCCCTGGTCGTGGCGCACCGCCCGTCCACGGTGCTGCTCGCCGACCGTGTCGCGCTGCTCTCCGGCGGCCGCATCGCCGCCGTCGGCACCCACCAGGAACTGCTGCGCACGAACGCCGAGTACGCCCATCTGATGTCCGGGGCGGACCGTGCGGAGGAAGCGGAGGAAGCAGAGAAAGCGGAGGAAGCAGAGGAATTGGAGGCCGACCGATGA